One genomic segment of Bos javanicus breed banteng chromosome 23, ARS-OSU_banteng_1.0, whole genome shotgun sequence includes these proteins:
- the LOC133236587 gene encoding LOW QUALITY PROTEIN: vesicle-associated membrane protein-associated protein B-like (The sequence of the model RefSeq protein was modified relative to this genomic sequence to represent the inferred CDS: deleted 1 base in 1 codon): protein MAKVGQVLSLEPQHELKFRGPFTDAVTTNLKLGNPTDRNVCFKVKTTAPRRYCVRPNSGVIDAGASINVSVMLQPFDYDPNEKSKHKFMVQSMFAPIDTSDMEAVWKEAKPEDLMDSKLRCVFELPAENDKPHDVEINKIIPTTASKTETPKVSKALSSSLDDTEVKKVMEDCKRLQSEVQRLWEEDKQFKEEDGLRMRKTVQSHSPRSASATAGKEEGLSTGLLALGVLFFIVGVIIGKTVL from the exons ATGGCGAAGGTGGGGCAGGTCCTGAGCCTCGAGCCGCAGCACGAGCTCAAATTCCGAGGTCCCTTCACCGATGCTGTCACCACCAACCTGAAGCTTGGCAACCCGACAGATCGAAATGTGTGTTTTAAAGTGAAGACCACGGCACCACGTAGGTACTGCGTGAGGCCCAACAGCGGGGTCATTGATGCAGGGGCCTCGATTAACGTATCTGTGATGTTACAGCCTTTCGATTATGATCCCAATGAGAAAAGTAAACACAAGTTTATGGTTCAGTCTATGTTTGCTCCAATTGACACTTCTGATATGGAAGCAGTATGGAAGGAGGCAAAACCAGAAGACCTTATGGATTCAAAACTTAGATGTGTGTTTGAATTGCCAGCAGAAAATGATAAACCACATgatgtagaaataaataaaattatacccACAACTGCATCAAAGACAGAAACACCAAAGGTGTCTAAAGCTCTGAGTTCCTCCTTGGATGACACTGAAGTTAAGAAGGTGATGGAAGACTGTAAGAGGCTGCAGAGCGAAGTCCAGAGGCTGTGGGAGGAGGACAAGCAGTTCAAGGAGGAAGACGGACTTCGGATGAGGAAGACAGTGCAGAGCCACAGTCCCCGCTCC GCGTCAGCCACggctgggaaggaggagggcCTGAGCACCGGGCTGCTGGCGCTTGGCGTCCTCTTCTTCATCGTTGGCGTGATCATAGGGAAGACCGTCTTGTAG